A genome region from Erigeron canadensis isolate Cc75 chromosome 3, C_canadensis_v1, whole genome shotgun sequence includes the following:
- the LOC122591381 gene encoding extensin-like: protein MGVLLFFIVAIAISMASSPLSLASRGVLLDVRYSPPSKPPQQPPCLPYVAPPSDGHEPPSRYNQPPPSPSSPPPPPFHSYSSPPPPPKSRNYPPPPSDQTPPKSPHYHNPPPHTTYPPSPRSRRHPPPPPKTPPPTPTLPPPSPSPSPRPPYINQTPPAPAPINKPPPPSCPTSPPSPPPPHKKTPPPPAPVNNNPPPYKAPPPTPTSPPPPTPSPSPAPTPISPSLPPYITTPPTPTPLKSPPPPVSQPPPSPCGYQPSTPYRQTLPVPTTQYKQPPPST from the coding sequence ATGGGAGTGTTACTTTTCTTCATTGTAGCAATTGCAATCTCAATGGCTTCTTCTCCTTTGTCACTAGCTTCTAGAGGAGTGTTGTTGGATGTCCGTTATTCACCACCATCTAAACCCCCTCAACAACCACCATGCCTACCTTATGTAGCACCGCCATCTGATGGCCATGAACCACCTTCTCGATACAATCAACCACCTCCATCGCCATCATCACCTCCACCCCCACCTTTTCACAGTTATTCTTCGCCGCCACCACCTCCAAAGTCCCGCAATTATCCACCTCCCCCTAGTGACCAAACACCACCAAAGAGCCCACATTATCATAATCCACCTCCTCACACTACTTATCCGCCATCACCACGATCACGCCGTCatccgccaccaccacccaaaACTCCGCCACCAACCCCAAcattaccaccaccatcaccatcaccatcaccacgTCCTCCTTATATTAATCAAACTCCACCGGCACCAGCTCCAATAaacaaaccaccaccaccatcatgcCCGACCTCACCACCATCGCCACCACCTCCACACAAGAAAACTCCCCCACCACCCGCCCCAGTAAATAACAACCCACCACCATATAAAGCTCCACCACCAACCCCGacctcaccaccaccaccaactcCATCACCATCACCAGCACCAACCCCAATCTCACCATCACTACCTCCTTATATAACAACTCCACCAACACCAACCCCACTTAAGTCACCCCCACCACCAGTCTCACAACCGCCACCCTCACCATGTGGCTACCAACCAAGTACTCCTTATAGACAAACTCTTCCGGTACCAACCACGCAATATAAACAACCTCCGCCGTCAACATAG
- the LOC122591382 gene encoding vegetative cell wall protein gp1-like — MGSLLFFTLAMAIAIASSPLSLASRSVMDTYTVRSSPPSYKRPNQPPPCEPYSVSPSPSPTPANKPPPPPSPDKQTPPAPTPLNKPPPPPSPNKQTPPTPTPKNKPPPPSPCKQTPPAPTPINTPPPSIPPPPTPSSSPSPLRPPYNQAPTPINAPPPSITPSPTPSPSPAPSYTPPPTPLNTPPPPPPHNISPPTSQPPPCDDQPSTSYGQTPPVTTQNQQPPPSS; from the coding sequence ATGGGATCGTTATTGTTCTTCACTCTAGCAATGGCAATTGCAATCGCTTCTTCTCCTTTGTCACTAGCTTCTAGATCCGTGATGGATACGTACACTGTCCGTTCTTCACCACCATCTTATAAACGCCCTAATCAACCACCACCATGCGAACCTTATTCAGTAtcgccatcaccatcaccaacacCAGCAAACaagccgccaccaccaccatcacctgACAAGCAAACTCCCCCAGCACCAACACCACTAAAcaagccaccaccaccaccatcacctaACAAGCAAACTCCCCCAACACCAACCCCAAAAAACAAgccgccaccaccatctccTTGTAAGCAAACTCCACCAGCACCGACACCAATCAACACACCACCCCCATCTATTCCTCCACCACCAACCCCATCATCGTCACCATCACCACTCCGCCCTCCCTATAACCAAGCACCAACCCCGATAAATGCACCACCTCCATCTATTACTCCATCACCAACCCCGAGCCCATCACCTGCACCTTCTTATACGCCGCCACCAACCCCACTTaacacaccaccaccaccaccaccacataaTATTTCACCACCAACCTCTCAACCACCACCATGTGATGATCAACCAAgtacttcttatggtcaaactCCTCCAGTAACAACGCAAAATCAGCAGCCACCACCGTCATCATAG